A single genomic interval of Microbacterium hydrocarbonoxydans harbors:
- a CDS encoding VIT1/CCC1 transporter family protein, with amino-acid sequence MTAPAAAEPTAADRRRWARYLVEERAEGSVYQKLANRRSGEEREILLSLADAERRHEQHWLDLLGAEPVRLPSAGIRSRLLGWMAGRFGSIFVLALAQSAEARSPYDAEQYATPAMRADEKVHYEVVRGLAARGRRRLSGSFRAAVFGANDGLVSNLALVLGIGATGVSSGFVLFSGIAGLLAGALSMGAGEFVSVRSQRELLAATEANEDAAASAADLDIDENELALVYRARGIDPTEALERARRIVAAARAGVEKTVTGPVHIHAHAGDDHEIVGSDWTAAISSFLLFASGAIIPVLPWIFGLDGATAVVVALVLVGIALLSTGAMVGILSGGPPLRRALRQLAIGFGAAAITYVLGLVFGVGAV; translated from the coding sequence ATGACAGCCCCCGCTGCCGCAGAGCCGACCGCCGCAGACCGCCGCCGCTGGGCACGCTATCTCGTCGAGGAGCGCGCCGAAGGTTCGGTATACCAGAAGCTCGCGAACCGTCGTTCGGGTGAAGAGCGGGAGATCCTGCTCAGCCTGGCCGACGCCGAGCGACGCCATGAGCAACACTGGCTCGATCTGCTCGGCGCAGAGCCTGTGAGACTGCCGAGCGCCGGCATCCGCTCCCGGCTCCTCGGCTGGATGGCCGGACGGTTCGGCTCGATCTTCGTGCTCGCCCTCGCGCAGAGCGCGGAGGCACGTTCCCCCTACGACGCCGAGCAGTACGCGACCCCGGCCATGCGCGCCGACGAGAAGGTCCACTACGAGGTCGTCCGGGGGCTGGCCGCTCGCGGACGACGACGTCTGTCCGGTTCCTTCCGCGCGGCTGTGTTCGGTGCCAACGACGGACTGGTGAGCAACCTCGCCCTCGTCCTGGGCATCGGAGCCACCGGTGTCAGTTCCGGTTTCGTCCTGTTCAGCGGAATCGCGGGTCTCTTGGCCGGCGCGCTATCGATGGGGGCGGGGGAGTTCGTGTCGGTCCGCTCGCAGCGTGAGCTGCTGGCCGCGACCGAGGCGAACGAGGACGCCGCGGCGTCTGCAGCCGACCTGGACATCGACGAGAACGAGCTCGCGCTCGTGTATCGGGCGCGCGGCATCGATCCTACCGAAGCCCTGGAGCGGGCCAGGAGGATCGTGGCCGCCGCGCGCGCGGGTGTCGAGAAGACCGTGACGGGTCCCGTCCACATCCATGCGCACGCCGGGGACGACCATGAGATCGTCGGCAGCGACTGGACGGCTGCGATCTCGAGCTTCCTGCTGTTCGCCTCCGGGGCGATCATCCCGGTGCTCCCGTGGATCTTCGGTCTCGACGGTGCGACCGCCGTCGTCGTCGCCCTCGTGCTCGTCGGGATCGCCCTGCTGTCCACCGGTGCGATGGTCGGCATCCTGTCGGGCGGCCCGCCGCTGCGACGTGCCCTCCGTCAGCTCGCGATCGGCTTCGGCGCCGCGGCCATCACCTACGTCCTCGGACTGGTTTTCGGAGTCGGCGCCGTCTGA
- a CDS encoding HAD family hydrolase, with product MSRQPRAILWDMDGTLVDTEPYWMAAETALVESFGGTWSHEDALQLVGNGLIDSAIILQNAGVDMEAEAIIALLTDGVQNALRTQGVPFRPGARELLQDLRAAGIPTGLVTMSLRRMALSVVELIEFEAFDIVVAGDDVTNPKPHPEPYLHAAALLDIDIADALVIEDSPTGLRAGLASGAVALGVPHIVSLDHVGAHELWPTLQDRSAADLIDLFDRKTSMTGATR from the coding sequence GTGAGCAGACAGCCCCGCGCGATCCTCTGGGACATGGACGGAACCCTCGTCGACACCGAGCCGTACTGGATGGCCGCCGAGACGGCCCTGGTCGAATCGTTCGGCGGCACGTGGTCCCACGAGGACGCCCTGCAGCTCGTCGGCAACGGGCTCATCGACAGCGCGATCATCCTCCAGAACGCCGGCGTCGACATGGAGGCGGAGGCGATCATCGCCCTCCTCACCGACGGGGTCCAGAACGCGCTGCGCACGCAGGGCGTGCCCTTCCGCCCCGGCGCCCGTGAGCTGCTGCAGGATCTGAGAGCCGCGGGCATCCCCACCGGCCTCGTCACGATGTCGCTCCGCCGGATGGCGCTGAGCGTCGTCGAGCTCATCGAGTTCGAGGCCTTCGACATCGTGGTGGCCGGCGACGACGTGACCAACCCGAAGCCGCACCCCGAGCCCTACCTGCATGCGGCGGCGCTGCTCGACATCGACATCGCAGACGCCCTGGTCATCGAGGATTCGCCCACCGGGCTGCGAGCGGGACTCGCGTCAGGCGCTGTCGCCCTCGGCGTGCCGCACATCGTCTCGCTCGACCACGTCGGGGCGCATGAACTCTGGCCGACGCTGCAGGATCGCAGCGCGGCCGACCTGATCGATCTCTTCGATCGCAAGACATCGATGACAGGAGCCACCCGATGA
- a CDS encoding SGNH/GDSL hydrolase family protein: MTDQDSTRTPHSDDASARPDNESAHPWRRFVAIGDSFTEGIGDPDPSRPGSHRGWADRVAEVLSRQVDDFAYANLAVRGKLIAQIVRDQIEPAVALHPDLVSICAGGNDVIRPGTDPDAIASQLEDAVARLSSTGATVLLFTGIDTGFTPVFRAFRGKVAIYNENVRAIAERYDCVVADQWALKVVQDMRFFDDDRLHYNSLGHHEVARMALRALNVPNDLESMQPEPLPMRTWREARSEDLGWAREHLVPWVLRRLRHQSSGDHVVAKRPEPSPVVFPPTD; encoded by the coding sequence ATGACAGACCAGGATTCGACCCGGACCCCGCATTCCGACGATGCGAGTGCACGCCCGGACAACGAGAGCGCGCACCCCTGGCGGCGCTTCGTCGCCATCGGGGATTCGTTCACCGAGGGCATCGGCGACCCAGACCCCTCCCGCCCCGGCAGCCACCGCGGCTGGGCCGACCGCGTCGCCGAGGTGCTCTCACGTCAGGTCGACGACTTCGCGTACGCGAACCTCGCAGTGCGCGGCAAGCTGATCGCGCAGATCGTGCGCGATCAGATCGAGCCGGCGGTCGCACTGCATCCCGATCTCGTCTCGATCTGCGCCGGCGGCAACGACGTCATCCGCCCCGGCACCGATCCGGACGCCATCGCGTCGCAGCTGGAGGATGCCGTCGCGCGCCTCTCCTCGACGGGCGCCACCGTGCTGCTCTTCACCGGGATCGACACCGGATTCACCCCCGTGTTCCGTGCCTTCCGCGGCAAGGTCGCGATCTACAACGAGAACGTCAGGGCGATTGCCGAGCGCTATGACTGCGTCGTCGCCGACCAGTGGGCGCTCAAGGTCGTGCAGGACATGCGCTTCTTCGACGACGACCGGCTGCACTACAACTCGCTCGGTCATCACGAGGTGGCCAGGATGGCGCTGCGCGCGCTCAACGTGCCCAACGACCTCGAATCGATGCAGCCGGAACCGCTGCCGATGCGGACCTGGCGCGAGGCCCGCTCCGAGGATCTCGGGTGGGCCAGGGAGCACCTCGTCCCGTGGGTGCTGCGGCGCCTGCGGCACCAGTCCTCCGGCGACCACGTGGTGGCCAAGCGTCCTGAGCCGTCGCCTGTCGTCTTCCCGCCGACCGACTGA
- a CDS encoding PAC2 family protein has product MDVLGSRIVIVAFDGWNDAGEAASGAIAALRANSDYDLVHSIDPELYFDYQYTRPATKMDAEGRRQLTWPEAGLWRPRDPGPGPEFWVLTGVEPARTWQAFAAEFIDVALRDDITGFVTLGAMLSDVPHTRPISIFASSQNEQVREAHGLERSMYEGPVGILSVFEHFAESAGIPTASLWASVPHYVAQATPSPKVTLALLDRLEELTGVDVPRDHLRTEAAAWEASIDAAAADDEDMTEYIRQLERTRDTWDSPDASGDAIAQAFERYLKRRGDGPGDHKR; this is encoded by the coding sequence ATGGATGTCCTCGGCTCACGCATCGTCATCGTCGCCTTCGACGGGTGGAACGATGCCGGCGAAGCAGCGAGCGGTGCGATCGCCGCACTGCGCGCGAACAGCGACTACGACCTGGTGCACTCGATCGACCCCGAGCTGTACTTCGACTACCAGTACACGCGTCCTGCGACGAAGATGGACGCGGAGGGTCGACGGCAGCTGACATGGCCGGAGGCCGGACTCTGGCGCCCGCGCGACCCGGGGCCCGGTCCCGAGTTCTGGGTCCTCACGGGTGTCGAGCCCGCACGCACCTGGCAGGCGTTCGCCGCCGAGTTCATCGACGTCGCACTCCGCGACGACATCACGGGGTTCGTGACCCTCGGCGCGATGCTCTCGGACGTGCCGCACACGCGCCCGATCTCGATCTTCGCCTCGAGTCAGAACGAGCAGGTCCGCGAGGCCCACGGCCTCGAACGGTCGATGTACGAGGGCCCGGTCGGCATCCTCAGCGTCTTCGAGCACTTCGCCGAGAGCGCCGGCATCCCCACCGCCAGTCTGTGGGCGAGCGTGCCGCACTACGTGGCCCAGGCGACGCCGTCGCCCAAGGTCACGCTCGCGCTGCTCGACCGTCTCGAAGAGCTCACCGGGGTCGACGTCCCGCGCGATCACCTGCGCACGGAGGCCGCCGCCTGGGAGGCCTCCATCGATGCGGCGGCCGCGGACGACGAGGACATGACGGAGTACATCCGCCAGCTCGAGCGCACCCGTGACACCTGGGACTCCCCCGATGCCTCGGGCGACGCGATCGCGCAGGCATTCGAGCGGTACCTCAAGCGCCGCGGAGACGGCCCGGGCGATCACAAGCGCTGA
- a CDS encoding Sir2 family NAD-dependent protein deacetylase translates to MSASSPVELSTTIARTAELLRGRRIALLTGAGISTDSGIPAYRGEGARTRSDPMTIQRYLGDEAARRRYWVGGHLGWRAFAQAEPNPGHLSLAAMEASGQVSGVITQNVDGLHLRAGSAHVIEVHGTMRRVLCLHCGQVFDRRDIAVQIEERNPWITVPENVALAPDGDVLPESTEGFVVPVCTVCEGMLKPDVVFFGEYVPQGRFKAAESLLRASDAMIVAGSSLVVNSGVRLVERARRRSIPLIIINREPTRADVWADVTIAAGTSDVLPALQELLA, encoded by the coding sequence GTGAGCGCATCGAGTCCGGTCGAGCTGTCGACCACCATCGCTCGCACCGCCGAACTCCTGCGCGGACGCAGGATCGCCCTCCTCACCGGGGCCGGGATCTCGACCGACTCGGGGATCCCCGCCTACCGCGGCGAAGGCGCGCGCACCAGGTCCGATCCCATGACCATCCAGCGCTACCTCGGCGACGAGGCGGCAAGACGTCGCTACTGGGTCGGTGGCCATCTCGGCTGGCGCGCGTTCGCCCAGGCCGAGCCGAACCCCGGGCATCTGTCGCTCGCGGCGATGGAGGCTTCCGGCCAGGTCAGCGGTGTCATCACCCAGAACGTCGATGGCCTGCACCTCCGCGCCGGCAGCGCGCACGTCATCGAGGTGCACGGCACGATGCGTCGAGTCCTGTGCCTGCACTGCGGCCAGGTGTTCGACCGTCGCGACATCGCCGTGCAGATCGAGGAGCGCAACCCCTGGATCACGGTGCCCGAGAACGTGGCGCTGGCACCGGACGGTGACGTGCTCCCCGAGAGCACCGAGGGTTTCGTCGTCCCGGTCTGCACGGTGTGCGAAGGGATGCTGAAGCCCGACGTCGTCTTCTTCGGCGAGTACGTGCCCCAGGGCCGCTTCAAGGCGGCCGAGTCGCTGCTCAGGGCGAGCGACGCGATGATCGTGGCCGGGTCCTCGCTCGTCGTGAACTCCGGCGTCCGACTGGTGGAGCGCGCCCGGCGGCGCAGCATCCCACTCATCATCATCAACCGCGAGCCGACCCGCGCGGATGTCTGGGCCGATGTCACCATCGCCGCAGGCACCAGCGATGTGCTGCCGGCCCTTCAGGAGCTCCTCGCATGA
- a CDS encoding histidine phosphatase family protein — protein sequence MTLITLVRHGQTDWNLARRIQGSTDIPLNETGRADALTAAAALAGVTHHAIYSSPLLRASETAEIISAELGLGAPVVVPDVREREFGEGEGMLVSEYMEAYGGWRAAVPGAETLEDVAERSLRALDAVARDSRRRSTPLAESVVVVAHGGVIRALIDHVSGGTLPRSGDQIANGSAHRFEISQGTLRLLDQFVLV from the coding sequence ATGACGCTGATCACCCTCGTCCGCCACGGCCAGACCGACTGGAACCTCGCCCGCCGCATCCAGGGCTCCACCGACATCCCGCTGAACGAGACGGGTCGAGCCGACGCCCTGACCGCCGCGGCTGCCCTCGCGGGAGTCACCCATCACGCGATCTACTCGAGCCCGCTCCTGCGGGCTAGCGAGACCGCGGAGATCATCTCGGCAGAACTCGGCCTCGGAGCACCGGTGGTGGTGCCGGACGTCCGCGAGCGCGAGTTCGGCGAGGGCGAGGGGATGCTCGTGTCGGAGTACATGGAGGCCTACGGCGGCTGGCGAGCTGCCGTTCCCGGAGCCGAGACGCTCGAGGACGTCGCCGAGCGCTCGCTGCGCGCACTCGACGCCGTCGCCCGCGACTCTCGCCGACGTTCGACTCCGCTCGCCGAGTCCGTGGTCGTGGTGGCGCACGGAGGCGTGATCCGTGCCCTCATCGATCACGTCTCGGGCGGCACCCTCCCCCGCTCTGGCGATCAGATCGCCAACGGGTCGGCGCATCGGTTCGAGATCTCGCAGGGAACGCTCCGGCTGTTGGATCAGTTCGTCCTGGTCTGA
- a CDS encoding TrmH family RNA methyltransferase: protein MDLQRVTNPDDRRLDDYRALTDTALRTVTDPAGGLYIAESTKVIARAVAAGHRPRSVLVQERRVDDIRAIVGDLDVPVYIVPDEVAESVTGFAVHRGTIASMHRPQLPTVREVLEGARLVLILENVGDHTNVGAAFRAAAGLGADAVLVSPGGADPLYRRSVRVSMGTVFQVPWTRIADWESAVADLHAAGFDVAALALRDDAVTLDAYVADRPERVALVMGSEGDGLSRTALDSADTVVTIPMSGGVDSLNVASAAAVALWALSTS from the coding sequence GTGGACCTGCAGCGCGTGACGAATCCGGATGATCGACGACTCGACGACTACCGGGCGCTCACCGACACCGCGTTGCGCACCGTGACGGATCCGGCCGGCGGCCTGTACATCGCCGAGTCGACCAAGGTGATCGCACGCGCCGTGGCGGCCGGCCACCGACCCCGCTCGGTCCTCGTGCAGGAGCGTCGGGTGGATGACATCCGAGCGATCGTCGGCGACCTGGACGTACCGGTGTACATCGTCCCGGACGAGGTGGCCGAGTCCGTGACCGGATTCGCCGTGCACCGAGGAACGATCGCGTCGATGCACAGGCCGCAGCTGCCGACGGTGCGAGAGGTCCTCGAGGGCGCGCGGCTGGTGCTGATCCTCGAGAACGTCGGCGACCACACGAACGTCGGAGCCGCATTCCGAGCGGCCGCGGGCCTCGGCGCTGATGCGGTGCTGGTGTCGCCAGGGGGAGCGGATCCGCTCTACCGCCGCAGCGTCCGCGTCAGCATGGGGACCGTCTTCCAGGTGCCGTGGACCCGCATCGCGGACTGGGAGTCTGCCGTCGCCGACCTTCACGCCGCGGGGTTCGATGTCGCAGCCCTCGCTCTGCGCGACGACGCGGTGACGCTCGATGCCTACGTCGCCGACCGTCCGGAGCGCGTCGCCCTCGTCATGGGTTCAGAGGGCGACGGGCTCTCGCGCACCGCGCTCGACAGTGCAGACACGGTCGTGACGATCCCGATGTCCGGGGGCGTCGACTCACTGAACGTCGCCTCCGCGGCGGCGGTCGCACTATGGGCGCTCAGCACCAGCTGA
- a CDS encoding M20/M25/M40 family metallo-hydrolase, with protein MTDPSLPEVVRIASDLIRFDTSNFGGGNAKGEREAAEYVGAFLEGLGLSVEYYEPIPRRTNVMARVPGRDPEKPALVVHGHLDVVPAMAEDWTVDPFAGIVKDGMLWGRGAVDMKNMNAMILTAVADILRAGEQPERDLILAFFADEENGGVEGSALVVQNRPEWFEGATEAISEVGGYSITVDDRRAYLLQVGEKAMIWIRLIAKGRAGHGSRLHDDNAVTKLAEAVAAIGRTRWPLRLTPTTEALLAGLSDLTGRSVDDPDALAAAAGPAEAFLRSSFRTTTNPTALTAGYKHNVIPERAEALIDVRVIPGTEDDVLEELRQIVGPDIEIETVVRDIGMETPFEGDLVEAMVASLGRHDPGVPVIPYLLGAGTDNKALAYLDITGYGFAPLRLPADLDFTGMFHGVDERVPVESLVFGQRVLAELLRTY; from the coding sequence ATGACTGACCCCTCCCTTCCCGAGGTCGTGCGCATCGCGAGCGATCTGATCCGCTTCGACACCTCCAACTTCGGCGGCGGCAACGCGAAGGGCGAGCGGGAGGCGGCGGAGTACGTCGGCGCGTTCCTGGAGGGGCTGGGCCTGAGCGTTGAGTACTACGAGCCGATCCCGCGCCGCACGAACGTGATGGCGCGCGTCCCGGGTCGTGACCCGGAGAAGCCCGCGCTGGTCGTCCACGGGCACCTCGACGTCGTACCGGCAATGGCCGAGGACTGGACCGTCGATCCCTTCGCCGGCATCGTGAAGGACGGGATGCTGTGGGGTCGCGGCGCCGTCGACATGAAGAACATGAACGCGATGATCCTGACCGCCGTTGCCGACATCCTGCGTGCCGGCGAGCAGCCGGAGCGAGACCTCATCCTCGCGTTCTTCGCCGACGAGGAGAACGGCGGAGTCGAGGGCTCGGCGCTCGTCGTCCAGAACCGCCCTGAGTGGTTCGAAGGCGCCACCGAGGCGATCAGCGAGGTCGGCGGCTACTCGATCACCGTAGATGACCGCCGCGCCTATCTGCTCCAGGTGGGGGAGAAGGCGATGATCTGGATCCGTCTCATCGCGAAGGGCCGGGCCGGCCACGGCAGTCGCCTGCACGACGACAACGCCGTCACCAAGTTGGCGGAGGCGGTGGCCGCCATCGGCCGCACCCGCTGGCCACTGCGGCTCACACCGACCACCGAGGCGCTCCTGGCGGGTCTGAGCGACCTCACCGGCAGATCCGTCGACGATCCGGATGCACTCGCCGCGGCCGCCGGTCCCGCCGAGGCATTCCTCCGATCGTCCTTCCGGACGACCACGAACCCCACCGCGCTCACTGCCGGGTACAAGCACAACGTGATCCCGGAGCGGGCTGAGGCGCTGATCGACGTGCGCGTGATTCCAGGCACCGAGGACGACGTCCTGGAGGAGCTCCGTCAGATCGTGGGACCGGACATCGAGATCGAGACGGTCGTCCGCGACATCGGGATGGAGACGCCGTTCGAGGGCGACCTCGTCGAGGCGATGGTCGCGAGTCTGGGGCGACACGACCCCGGCGTGCCGGTGATCCCGTACCTCTTGGGGGCAGGCACCGACAACAAGGCACTGGCCTACCTCGACATCACCGGCTACGGCTTCGCGCCCCTGCGGCTGCCCGCGGACCTCGACTTCACGGGCATGTTCCACGGAGTCGACGAGCGCGTACCCGTAGAATCGCTTGTCTTCGGTCAGCGGGTGCTGGCCGAACTGCTGCGCACGTACTGA
- a CDS encoding DEAD/DEAH box helicase: MLSPSFPQRAPWGTANKLRAWQQEALEQYFQADQRDFLVAATPGAGKTTFALTLAVELMRMGEINRIIVVAPTEHLKTQWADAAARVHIRLDPRFRNSHWAPARHYHGAVVTYAQVAAKSSVHRHLTEDAKTLVILDEVHHGGDALSWGDAIRDAYGPAKRRLLLSGTPFRSDTAPIPFVEYHPDESGARISRTDYNYGYGRALADGVVRPVLFHMYAGKMRWRTSTGDELETHLGQDNTKDVTSQAWRTALDPEGEWMPAVLSAADRRLTEIRHHVPDAGGLVLATDQTVARAYAKILHSITGQQPTIVLSDDATASERIEKFSASEDRWMVAVRMVSEGVDVPRLAVGVYATSSSTPLFFAQAIGRFVRARRRGEAASVFLPQVPVLMGLANEMDKQRDHALDRQSKDDDGLEDSLLESANREDDASDALTQEFSYQALSSVAHFDRVVFEGQEFGQLAEPGTPEEEEFIGFPGLLEPEHVHELLMQRQARQTRLRETREAEAGPTETTTLPAPLHRTLREQRQLLNSLVGLYARQKGEPHGAVHAELRRICGGPAVAQATVTQLQSRIDVLRKRVRS; encoded by the coding sequence ATGCTTTCTCCGTCCTTCCCGCAACGCGCCCCGTGGGGAACCGCGAACAAGCTGCGCGCCTGGCAGCAGGAGGCGCTCGAACAGTACTTCCAGGCCGACCAGCGCGACTTCCTCGTCGCCGCCACTCCCGGTGCAGGCAAGACGACCTTCGCCCTGACCCTCGCGGTCGAGCTCATGCGCATGGGCGAGATCAACCGGATCATCGTGGTCGCCCCGACCGAGCATCTCAAGACGCAGTGGGCCGACGCGGCGGCGCGCGTGCACATCCGTCTCGACCCTCGCTTCCGCAACAGTCACTGGGCTCCGGCTCGGCACTATCACGGTGCGGTCGTGACGTATGCGCAGGTCGCAGCCAAGTCGTCCGTGCACCGCCATCTGACCGAAGACGCCAAGACCCTGGTGATCCTCGACGAGGTCCACCACGGTGGCGACGCGCTCAGCTGGGGTGACGCGATCCGAGACGCGTACGGGCCGGCGAAACGCCGCCTCCTGCTCTCGGGCACGCCGTTCCGCAGTGACACGGCGCCGATCCCGTTCGTCGAGTACCACCCCGACGAATCCGGTGCCCGCATCTCCCGCACCGACTACAACTACGGCTACGGGCGAGCGCTGGCAGACGGCGTCGTGCGCCCCGTGCTCTTCCATATGTACGCAGGCAAGATGCGCTGGCGGACGAGCACCGGAGACGAGCTCGAGACGCATCTCGGACAGGACAACACCAAGGACGTCACCTCCCAGGCCTGGCGCACGGCGCTCGACCCCGAGGGGGAGTGGATGCCGGCCGTGCTCTCGGCCGCAGACCGCCGCCTCACCGAGATCCGCCACCACGTGCCGGATGCGGGAGGACTCGTCCTGGCGACCGACCAGACCGTCGCGCGTGCCTATGCCAAGATCCTGCACAGCATCACGGGCCAGCAGCCGACCATCGTGCTCTCCGACGATGCGACGGCCTCGGAGCGGATCGAGAAGTTCAGCGCCAGCGAGGACCGCTGGATGGTGGCCGTCCGAATGGTGTCGGAGGGGGTCGACGTGCCCCGCCTCGCCGTCGGCGTCTATGCCACGTCGTCATCCACTCCGCTCTTCTTCGCCCAGGCCATCGGGCGTTTCGTGCGTGCGCGCCGCCGCGGTGAGGCCGCCAGCGTCTTCCTGCCGCAGGTCCCGGTGCTCATGGGGCTCGCGAACGAGATGGACAAGCAGCGCGACCATGCGCTCGACCGTCAGTCGAAGGACGACGACGGACTCGAGGACTCGCTGCTCGAGTCTGCGAACCGCGAGGACGACGCCTCCGACGCGCTCACGCAGGAGTTCAGCTATCAGGCGCTGTCCTCCGTCGCCCACTTCGACCGCGTGGTGTTCGAGGGGCAGGAGTTCGGCCAGCTCGCCGAGCCTGGCACGCCGGAGGAGGAGGAGTTCATCGGGTTCCCCGGGCTCCTCGAGCCCGAGCACGTGCACGAGCTCCTGATGCAGCGCCAGGCGCGCCAGACGCGGCTTCGCGAGACGCGTGAAGCCGAAGCCGGACCCACCGAGACGACGACGCTGCCCGCGCCGCTGCACCGCACGCTGCGTGAGCAGCGTCAGCTTCTGAACAGCCTCGTCGGACTGTATGCGCGCCAGAAGGGCGAGCCACACGGTGCCGTGCATGCCGAACTGCGTCGGATCTGCGGTGGGCCAGCGGTGGCGCAGGCGACGGTCACCCAGCTGCAGTCGCGGATCGACGTGCTCCGCAAACGCGTACGCTCCTGA
- a CDS encoding undecaprenyl-diphosphate phosphatase, with product MHLLEALILGVVQGLTEFLPISSSAHLRILGTFLPSGEDPGAAFTAITQIGTEAAVVVFFWRDIVRIIAQWFRSLAGKVPRSDPDARMGWMIIIGSIPIVVLGLLFQDQIETVFRSLWIVAIMLIVFGILLGIADHVGAKRRRLDQLTYPHGIAYGFAQALSLIPGVSRSGGTITMGLFLGYERAAAARYAFLLAIPAVFGSGFYQVFKSWDQPSFFSFGDTLAATGIAFVVALGVIAFFMNYISKRSFLPFVIYRILLGTVLLVLLGTGVIAA from the coding sequence ATGCACCTGCTCGAAGCGCTCATCCTCGGTGTCGTCCAAGGCCTCACCGAATTCCTGCCGATCTCCTCCAGCGCACATCTGCGGATCCTCGGGACGTTCCTGCCCTCGGGCGAGGACCCCGGAGCCGCATTCACCGCGATCACGCAGATCGGCACGGAGGCCGCGGTCGTCGTGTTCTTCTGGCGCGACATCGTGCGCATCATCGCGCAGTGGTTCCGCTCGCTGGCCGGAAAGGTGCCGCGCAGCGATCCGGACGCCCGGATGGGCTGGATGATCATCATCGGCAGCATCCCGATCGTGGTGCTCGGGCTGCTCTTCCAGGACCAGATCGAGACGGTCTTCCGCTCGCTCTGGATCGTCGCGATCATGCTCATCGTCTTCGGCATCCTGCTCGGCATCGCCGACCACGTCGGCGCGAAGCGTCGCAGGCTCGACCAGCTCACCTACCCGCACGGAATCGCCTACGGCTTCGCGCAGGCGCTCTCGCTGATCCCCGGAGTGTCACGCTCCGGTGGAACGATCACGATGGGGCTCTTCCTCGGCTACGAGCGTGCCGCCGCCGCGCGCTACGCGTTCCTGCTCGCGATCCCCGCCGTGTTCGGCAGCGGTTTCTACCAGGTCTTCAAGAGCTGGGACCAGCCGTCGTTCTTCTCGTTCGGCGACACGCTCGCGGCCACCGGCATCGCCTTCGTGGTGGCGCTCGGAGTCATCGCCTTCTTCATGAACTACATCTCGAAGCGCAGCTTCCTGCCGTTCGTGATCTACCGCATCCTGCTCGGCACGGTGCTGCTGGTGCTGCTGGGCACGGGAGTCATCGCAGCCTGA
- a CDS encoding HpcH/HpaI aldolase/citrate lyase family protein translates to MMFALGPALLFCPADRPERFRGALEKADAVILDLEDAVLPDAKAAARGNLIDADLDPDRVIVRVTAPGTQDFVSDLSTLAQTDFRTVMVAKTESAESLTAFDERFSLVALCETARGIHAADRIAAHPQVVAMMWGAEDLVASLGGTSSRTSAGGYRDVARYARSRVLVESGAHGKAAIDAVHLDIEDTAGLQVEAEDAAASGFAATACIHPSQVAVIRAAYAPDAATVDWARAVLAAAESERGVFRFEGRMVDEPVLRHARSVLSSSR, encoded by the coding sequence ATGATGTTCGCGCTCGGACCTGCACTGCTGTTCTGCCCCGCCGATCGCCCGGAGCGCTTCCGTGGCGCGCTCGAGAAGGCGGACGCCGTCATCCTCGACCTGGAGGACGCGGTGCTGCCAGACGCCAAGGCGGCCGCGAGGGGCAATCTCATCGACGCGGACCTGGATCCGGATCGTGTCATCGTCCGCGTGACCGCCCCGGGCACTCAGGACTTCGTATCCGATCTCTCGACTCTCGCGCAGACCGACTTCCGCACCGTCATGGTGGCCAAGACGGAGAGTGCCGAGAGCCTCACTGCCTTCGACGAACGGTTCTCGCTCGTCGCGCTCTGCGAGACGGCACGGGGGATCCACGCCGCGGATCGCATCGCCGCACACCCGCAGGTCGTGGCGATGATGTGGGGCGCGGAGGACCTGGTCGCCTCGCTCGGCGGCACGTCGAGCCGCACCTCGGCAGGCGGCTACCGCGATGTCGCGCGCTACGCGCGCTCGCGCGTGCTCGTCGAGTCGGGCGCGCACGGCAAAGCGGCCATCGACGCGGTGCACCTCGACATAGAGGACACCGCCGGGCTGCAGGTCGAGGCGGAGGATGCTGCCGCCTCCGGGTTCGCGGCGACGGCCTGCATCCATCCGAGTCAGGTCGCGGTGATCAGGGCGGCCTACGCCCCGGATGCCGCAACCGTCGACTGGGCGCGCGCGGTGCTTGCCGCCGCGGAGTCCGAGCGCGGGGTGTTCCGCTTCGAGGGACGCATGGTCGACGAGCCCGTGCTCCGACACGCACGCTCGGTGCTCAGCAGCAGTCGCTGA